AGCTCGTTGGCCCAGAGCGTGGGCTTTTCGAAGACGTAGCGCGCCACGACCTCGTAGAACATGACGATGACGATCGCGACGATGCCGATCATCGACAGGCGCGAGAGCACCAGGGACAGGATGTCGAGCGGCCCGGTGGGCTCGATCTCGATCGAGCCGCGGCGGTCGGACAGGATGAGCGAGCCGAAGATCAGGGCGGCGAAGAGCAGCCACAGCATCACCGACACCAGCGGCCGTCCCTCGGGACGCAGCATCTCGAACATGCCGATCGGTTCGGACGAGACGAACTGCGTAAGCACGAGCCAGGCGAACATCGCCAGCGCCAGGCCGGTGCTGATCAGAGCCAGCAGCCGGACCGGACCGCGCGCTGCGCCGAGCCAGAGGCTTTCATTGGACATGGGTCAACCCTTTCGGAGGAGTCACAGGGTTCGTGAGAAAAGAGCGGCGGGCCCGGACTTGGGCCCGCCGCATGGCCTTTTCAGGTCAGACGCGGGCGCGCCTTATTCCGAGCTCAGCAGGCCGAGCTGGCCGAGGTAGGCCTTGTGGCTCTCGACGAGCGCCTTGGCTTCCGGCGATTTCTCGGCCCAGACATCCCAGGCGGCCTGCGCCGCCTTGCGGAAGGTGGCACGGTCCTCGGCGGTCCAGTTGTGCAGGGTGACGCCCTGCTCGGTCAGGCGCGCGGCCGACTCGTTGTTGGCCTTCTCGAAATAGAGCGCCGAGCGCAGGGCCAGCTTCTCCATCGCGGTCTCGATGATGCGCTTGTTCTGGTCCGACAGCCCGTCCCACACGGTCTTGTTGCAGGCAAGGTGGTCCGACGGCATCGAGTGGAAGCCCGGGTAGGTCGCGTGCTTGGCAAGGTCGAACAGGCCGATCGACTCGTCGTTGGCCAGGCCCGAATAGTCGGTGCCCTCGATGATGCCGGTCTCCATCGCGGTGAAGACCTCGGTGAAGTCCATCACGATCGGCGAGGCGCCGAGGTTGGCGAAGATCTCGGTTTCCATGCCCGGCGGGGAGCGGAACTTCCAGTCCTTCAGGTCGGCCGGCCCGGCGATCGGGGTCGAGGAGACCAGCGATTCCTGGCCATAGACCCACCAGCCGATCAGCTGCATGCCGAACTGGTTGTAGAGCTGCTGTGCCTGCTCGAGGCCGCCGCCGTAATAGAGCCACGAGAGCTGCTGGTAGGGCGTGTCGTAGCCGCCCATGATGTCGCCGACGAACTGGAAGCCGGCGTTCTTGCCGGTCTGGTAGGCACCGCCGGTCATGTCGCAATCGAGAATGCCGTTGGCCGCGGCGTCGAAGGTCTCGACGGTGGCCACGACGGAGGAGGCGTAGAACATCTCGATGTCGATCGCGCCGCCGGACATGGTCTCGACGTCTTCGACGAATTCCGCGGCGAGTTTGCCCGAGGTCTGCTCGGGGTTGTAATGCGTCTGGATGCGCAGCGTCACGTCCTGCGCCATGGCGGGACCGGCCAGCACCGCGGCCGCGGTTGCAGCCTTCAGCAAGCTCTTAAGTTTCATGACTTCCTCCCAGAAGTTTTGGGGTTTTCCCCCGGTTGCGGCGCTCCCTCACAGCGCCGGATGGTATACCATCTGGAATCGAGGCTACCTCAGGGTGGGATCGACAATCAACAATTTTTGGTATACCAGATATCGAAAGCACGGGTCGCCTTCCCCTCAGGGGCGACCCTGGTCTATCACCGGACCGCTTCGCGACGCGGAGCGCATCAAAAGAGCCGTCAAGGCTGACAAAGCCGCAAAGGCTGGAACTGAGAGGCCCACCATGTCCGAGAGCCATGCCGAGAGCACCCTGGCCGAGCAGATCGCCGCGCAGCTGCGCCGCGACATCCTGCGGGGCAAGCTGCCGCCGGACACCGCGATCAAGGAACGGGACAACGCCGCCGAGCTCGGCGTGAGCCGCACGCCGATGCGCGAGGCGATCCGCATCCTCGCGCAGGAGGGTCTCGTCGTCCTGCGCCCGGCGCGCAGCCCGATCGTCGCCCGCCCGACGGTCAAGGAGGTGCATGACCAGGTCGTGGTGCTGCTGGCGCTGGAAAAGCTTTCGGCGCAGATCGCCTGCGAGCGCGCCACCGAGGAGGACCTCGCGCGCCTCGCCGAGCTCAACGAGCGGATCGCCGAGGCCTATGACAGCGTCGACGCGCTCGACCTCTTCGAGATGGACATGGCCTTCCACCGGCTGATCGCCGAGTCGGCGCATAACGAGGCGCTGGCCGAGACCCACCAGGCCTATCTCGCCCGGCTCTGGCGCGCGCGCTTCTTGTCGGCCACGATGCGGCGCAACCGCGAACGGGTCGTGTCGCACCACGGCGCCATCATGGAGGCGCTGCGCGCCCGCGATCCCCGGGCGGTGGACGCGGCGCTGGACCAGCACCTGTCGAACCTCGCCGAGGACATCTCCGCCGCGATCGAGGCCGAGAACGCCGAGGCCGAGAGGGCAGGGGGGTAGGGCAGGGGGCCCTGCGGGGGCCTCAAATGACGGGATCGAACGGGCGGCCGCACAATCGGCCGCCCTTTTTCATGCGCACGACTCGCGTGCACGGCCTGTGCATCCTCTGTGCATGCTTGGTGCCTGTGACTCGCGAGGATTCTGCGCCGTGACTCGGCCTGACTCGGGGCGGTCTGTGGGCAGGCTTGTTGATAAGTCTGTGGGCACCGCAAGATGTGGGTTCGGGCGGGTTTGGCGGACCCTGGGGAAGGCCGGAAAACCTGCGGGTTCCCGCAAAAAATTCACCTACTAAGCCTCTGATTTTGCGCGCTTCTGCGGGAAAATTCGAAAAACCTCGCTGATCGCGGAAAAATCCGCTTGCAGCCCCCCGGCACTCTCCGTAAAAGCCCCTTCACCGGCGGCGCTGAGGCGCACGACGGGACGCCAGACGGGGCGGCGGCGAGCGGAAACGCGGGGCCGACGATCCGGAGGCGGAACGGAATTCGAGAGACGGGCAGGCGGGCGCGCCGAAAGATAGGGCGCACTGGTCTGGTTTTGTCTCTCACGCTCTTTGACATCGCAGATATCTGAAGAGATATGCGGGCGGCTCTGGTTCATTCGATGGATCAAACGTCAGCATATCAACGCTTCTAGGACTTCGGTCCGATGATGAAGTGTCAGCTTCACTGTTTGTCGGTCTTCGGTGCCTTTGGTACTGAAGCACGAGAAACAGAAAGTTCCGTCGGGAATTCCTTAGCCGGGTCCTGATGGAAGATGTGCTGAGGTTCGAACGTCAAGGACAACCGAGCAATCGGTTTTCAACTTGAGAGTTTGATCCTGGCTCAGAACGAACGCTGGCGGCAGGCCTAACACATGCAAGTCGAGCGAGACCTTCGGGTCTAGCGGCGGACGGGTGAGTAACGCGTGGGAACGTGCCCTTCTCTGCGGAATAGCCACTGGAAACGGTGAGTAATACCGCATACGCCCTTCGGGGAAAGATTTATCGGAGAAGGATCGGCCCGCGTTAGATTAGGTAGTTGGTGGGGTAATGGCCTACCAAGCCTACGATCTATAGCTGGTTTGAGAGGATGATCAGCCACACTGGGACTGAGACACGGCCCAGACTCCTACGGGAGGCAGCAGTGGGGAATCTTAGACAATGGGGCGAACCCTGATCTAGCCATGCCGCGTGAGTGATGAAGGCCTTAGGGTCGTAAAGCTCTTTCGCTGGGGAAGATAATGACTGTACCCAGTAAAGAAACCCCGGCTAACTCCGTGCCAGCAGCCGCGGTAATACGGAGGGGGTTAGCGTTGTTCGGAATTACTGGGCGTAAAGCGCGCGTAGGCGGATCAGAAAGTTGGGGGTGAAATCCCGGGGCTCAACCTCGGAACTGCCTCCAAAACTCCTGGTCTTGAGTTCGAGAGAGGTGAGTGGAACTCCGAGTGTAGAGGTGAAATTCGTAGATATTCGGAAGAACACCAGTGGCGAAGGCGGCTCACTGGCTCGATACTGACGCTGAGGTGCGAAAGTGTGGGGAGCAAACAGGATTAGATACCCTGGTAGTCCACACCGTAAACGATGAATGCCAGTCGTCGGCAAGCATGCTTGTCGGTGACACACCTAACGGATTAAGCATTCCGCCTGGGGAGTACGGTCGCAAGATTAAAACTCAAAGGAATTGACGGGGGCCCGCACAAGCGGTGGAGCATGTGGTTTAATTCGAAGCAACGCGCAGAACCTTACCAACCCTTGACATCCTCGGATCGTCCCAGAGATGGGTCTTTCACTTCGGTGACCGAGTGACAGGTGCTGCATGGCTGTCGTCAGCTCGTGTCGTGAGATGTTCGGTTAAGTCCGGCAACGAGCGCAACCCACATCTTCAGTTGCCAGCAGTTCGGCTGGGCACTCTGGAGAAACTGCCCGTGATAAGCGGGAGGAAGGTGTGGATGACGTCAAGTCCTCATGGCCCTTACGGGTTGGG
The Salipiger sp. H15 DNA segment above includes these coding regions:
- a CDS encoding TRAP transporter substrate-binding protein; the encoded protein is MKLKSLLKAATAAAVLAGPAMAQDVTLRIQTHYNPEQTSGKLAAEFVEDVETMSGGAIDIEMFYASSVVATVETFDAAANGILDCDMTGGAYQTGKNAGFQFVGDIMGGYDTPYQQLSWLYYGGGLEQAQQLYNQFGMQLIGWWVYGQESLVSSTPIAGPADLKDWKFRSPPGMETEIFANLGASPIVMDFTEVFTAMETGIIEGTDYSGLANDESIGLFDLAKHATYPGFHSMPSDHLACNKTVWDGLSDQNKRIIETAMEKLALRSALYFEKANNESAARLTEQGVTLHNWTAEDRATFRKAAQAAWDVWAEKSPEAKALVESHKAYLGQLGLLSSE
- a CDS encoding GntR family transcriptional regulator, which translates into the protein MSESHAESTLAEQIAAQLRRDILRGKLPPDTAIKERDNAAELGVSRTPMREAIRILAQEGLVVLRPARSPIVARPTVKEVHDQVVVLLALEKLSAQIACERATEEDLARLAELNERIAEAYDSVDALDLFEMDMAFHRLIAESAHNEALAETHQAYLARLWRARFLSATMRRNRERVVSHHGAIMEALRARDPRAVDAALDQHLSNLAEDISAAIEAENAEAERAGG